One stretch of Streptomyces peucetius DNA includes these proteins:
- a CDS encoding pectate lyase — protein sequence MSRHERSPRRRKAFAALGAALGLTAAGIVTNSMLTTAGAASPWPTPKGNKAVTATIEVSGTYDGGLKRFYGSGDLGDGGQDEGQDPIFKLKDGAVLKNVVLGSPAADGVHCMGSCTLQNVWWEDVGEDAASFKGKSSGSVYAVYGGGARKASDKVFQFNGAGKLVVTKFQVADFGKLVRSCGNCSTQYRRSIIVNDVDVTAPGKSLVGINSNYGDTAALRNIRIHGDGGRKMELCERYEGNDDGDEPRKIGSGPDGTHCRYSSSDISYD from the coding sequence ATGAGCCGACACGAGCGGAGCCCACGCCGCCGCAAGGCGTTCGCCGCGCTGGGCGCGGCGCTCGGGCTGACCGCCGCCGGCATCGTCACCAACAGCATGCTCACGACCGCCGGCGCGGCGTCCCCCTGGCCGACGCCCAAGGGCAACAAGGCGGTGACCGCCACCATCGAGGTCTCCGGGACCTACGACGGCGGCCTGAAGCGCTTCTACGGCAGCGGTGACCTCGGTGACGGTGGCCAGGACGAAGGTCAGGACCCGATCTTCAAGCTCAAGGACGGCGCGGTCCTGAAGAACGTCGTGCTCGGCAGCCCCGCCGCCGACGGCGTCCACTGCATGGGCAGTTGCACCCTCCAGAACGTCTGGTGGGAGGACGTCGGCGAGGACGCGGCGAGCTTCAAGGGCAAGTCGTCCGGCTCGGTCTACGCCGTCTACGGCGGAGGCGCGCGGAAGGCGTCCGACAAGGTCTTCCAGTTCAACGGCGCGGGCAAGCTCGTCGTCACCAAGTTCCAGGTGGCCGACTTCGGCAAGCTGGTCCGCTCCTGCGGCAACTGCTCGACGCAGTACCGGCGTTCGATCATCGTGAACGACGTCGACGTCACCGCGCCCGGGAAGTCGCTCGTCGGCATCAACAGCAACTACGGCGACACGGCGGCGCTGCGCAACATCCGTATCCACGGCGACGGCGGCCGCAAGATGGAGCTGTGCGAGCGTTACGAGGGCAACGACGACGGCGACGAGCCGAGGAAGATCGGCAGCGGCCCCGACGGCACCCATTGCCGCTACAGCTCCTCCGACATCAGCTACGACTGA
- a CDS encoding pectinesterase family protein, with translation MTTHSTGVARRSLLAAGAGAALSLAVHRPAAAAGRPGPFGPFGSPTARLTPGTLYVHPGGLGDHTTVQAAVSAADGPGRTLIVAPGTYREVVTVPESRAGLTLIGAGRDPRDVVLVYDNAAGTPRPDGSGTYGTSGSATTTVRAAGFTARWITFANDWLRADHPGISGTQAVAIKVMGDRSAFHHCRFLGHQDTLYTDSLALSAVARQYFSHCHVQGDVDFVFGRARAVFEHCRFHTLARDVDFTPKGMVFAPSTARANPYGMLAVRCRFTSGAEDGAYKLSRPWVPSSDPTAWPSLVVRDSRIGPGIDAVAPYTNMRDAHPWQAQRYAEYRNNGPGARITVPENRPQLDRVGAASATREVYLDGWTPWRSAD, from the coding sequence ATGACCACACACTCCACCGGCGTCGCCCGCCGGTCACTGCTCGCCGCCGGCGCCGGAGCGGCGCTCTCCCTCGCCGTCCACCGTCCGGCGGCCGCCGCCGGACGGCCGGGGCCCTTCGGCCCGTTCGGCTCGCCCACGGCCCGGCTGACGCCGGGGACGCTGTACGTCCACCCCGGCGGGCTCGGCGACCACACCACCGTCCAGGCCGCCGTGTCGGCGGCGGACGGCCCCGGCCGCACCCTGATCGTCGCCCCGGGGACCTACCGCGAGGTGGTGACGGTCCCGGAGTCGCGCGCCGGTCTCACCCTCATCGGCGCCGGCCGCGACCCGCGTGACGTCGTCCTGGTGTACGACAACGCGGCCGGCACCCCGCGGCCGGACGGCTCCGGGACCTACGGGACCAGCGGCTCCGCCACCACCACCGTGCGCGCCGCCGGCTTCACCGCCCGCTGGATCACCTTCGCCAACGACTGGCTGCGGGCGGACCATCCGGGGATCAGCGGCACCCAGGCCGTCGCGATCAAGGTGATGGGTGACCGCTCGGCGTTCCACCACTGCCGGTTCCTCGGCCACCAGGACACCCTGTACACCGACTCGCTCGCCCTGTCCGCCGTCGCCCGGCAGTACTTCTCGCACTGCCACGTCCAGGGCGACGTCGACTTCGTCTTCGGACGGGCACGCGCGGTGTTCGAGCACTGCCGCTTCCACACGCTCGCCCGGGACGTGGACTTCACGCCCAAGGGCATGGTGTTCGCCCCGTCCACCGCCCGCGCGAACCCGTACGGCATGCTCGCCGTGCGGTGCCGCTTCACCAGCGGCGCCGAGGACGGCGCGTACAAACTGTCGCGGCCTTGGGTGCCGAGTTCGGACCCGACCGCATGGCCGTCGCTGGTGGTGCGCGACAGCCGGATCGGTCCGGGCATCGACGCCGTCGCGCCGTACACGAACATGCGCGACGCCCACCCGTGGCAGGCCCAGCGGTACGCCGAGTACCGCAACAACGGCCCCGGGGCCCGGATCACCGTCCCGGAGAACCGGCCGCAACTGGACCGCGTCGGGGCGGCGTCGGCGACGCGCGAGGTATATCTGGACGGCTGGACGCCCTGGCGGAGCGCGGACTGA
- a CDS encoding polysaccharide lyase family 1 protein, translated as MSVKRRQGRAVKAVLGCTALVLSVTATAEAAPHQDRDRDRDRDREVARRTLPAHDGWASLGTGTTGGADADRAHVHTVTTWEEFRAALAADGDAPRIIKVKGTLDATASGCGAFEAEGYDFDTYLADYHPDVWGRDTPVDGPQEDLRARSADNQAKAVKAYVPANTTIVGVGRDAGIVGASLQIKGVDNIIVRNLTLESPLDCFPQWDPTDGANGAWNSEYDSLVVYGSTHVWIDHNTFTDGRHPDSSLPRYYGQLYQQHDGELDIVRGADLVTASWNVFADHDKTLMIGNSDSAGDTDRGRLRVTLHHNLFRDIVERAPRVRFGKVDAYNNHYVVDPDTYGYSFGIGAESQLVAERNSFALPAGVGAGRILKKWKDAPVTTEDNYVNGRPVDLLAVHNAEVPEETLRPDAGWTPVLRTRVDHPRAVPALVTHRAGAGRLR; from the coding sequence ATGTCTGTGAAGAGACGTCAGGGACGCGCCGTCAAGGCAGTCCTGGGATGCACCGCGCTGGTCCTGTCCGTGACCGCGACCGCCGAAGCCGCGCCGCACCAGGACCGCGACCGGGACCGGGACCGGGACCGGGAGGTGGCCCGGCGTACCCTGCCCGCCCACGACGGCTGGGCGTCGCTCGGCACCGGCACCACGGGCGGCGCGGACGCCGACCGCGCGCACGTCCACACCGTCACCACCTGGGAGGAGTTCAGAGCGGCGCTCGCGGCAGACGGCGACGCGCCCCGGATCATCAAGGTCAAGGGCACCCTCGACGCCACGGCGTCCGGATGCGGAGCGTTCGAGGCCGAGGGATACGACTTCGACACCTACCTCGCCGACTACCACCCCGACGTCTGGGGCCGCGACACCCCGGTCGACGGCCCGCAGGAGGACCTGCGCGCCCGGTCGGCCGACAACCAGGCGAAGGCCGTCAAGGCGTACGTGCCGGCCAACACCACCATCGTCGGCGTCGGCCGGGACGCGGGCATCGTCGGTGCCAGTCTGCAGATCAAGGGCGTGGACAACATCATCGTCCGCAACCTCACCCTGGAGAGCCCGCTGGACTGCTTCCCCCAGTGGGACCCCACCGACGGCGCGAACGGGGCGTGGAACTCCGAGTACGACAGCCTCGTGGTGTACGGCTCCACCCATGTGTGGATCGACCACAACACCTTCACCGACGGGCGCCACCCCGACAGTTCGCTGCCCAGGTACTACGGGCAGCTGTACCAGCAGCACGACGGCGAGCTCGACATCGTCAGGGGCGCGGACCTGGTGACCGCCTCCTGGAACGTCTTCGCCGACCACGACAAGACGCTGATGATCGGCAACAGCGACAGCGCCGGCGACACCGACCGCGGCAGGCTGCGGGTCACCCTGCACCACAACCTGTTCCGGGACATCGTGGAGCGCGCCCCGCGCGTCCGCTTCGGCAAGGTCGACGCGTACAACAACCACTACGTCGTCGACCCGGACACCTACGGCTACAGCTTCGGTATCGGAGCCGAGTCACAGCTCGTGGCCGAACGGAACTCCTTCGCGCTCCCGGCCGGTGTCGGCGCCGGCCGGATCCTGAAGAAGTGGAAGGACGCGCCCGTCACGACGGAGGACAACTACGTGAACGGCCGGCCGGTGGACCTGCTGGCCGTCCACAACGCGGAGGTGCCCGAGGAGACTCTCCGCCCCGACGCCGGCTGGACTCCCGTCCTGCGGACCCGCGTCGACCACCCGCGGGCCGTGCCCGCCCTGGTCACCCATCGCGCGGGCGCCGGCCGGCTGCGCTGA
- a CDS encoding rhamnogalacturonan acetylesterase has protein sequence MTPTRRQVVAAVAGVPLTIAAAPAAPARADGRRTRTLFIAGDSTAAQKYADAAPETGWGMAFPFFLGKALRVDNHAVNGRSSKSFVDEGRLDAVWDRIRPGDVLLVQFGHNDAKSADPTRYTEPWSTYQEHLRRYVEGARARGAVPVLATSVERRRFDAQGSAVPTHGDYPAAMRAVATATGTALLDIQARSIARWQELGPEGTKAYFNWTSTEQDNTHFNPPGAIAVARMVTEELLRARVLAPRDVRRLDDEIPESWITWPQAG, from the coding sequence GTGACGCCCACCCGACGCCAGGTGGTCGCGGCCGTCGCGGGCGTCCCGCTCACGATCGCCGCGGCCCCGGCCGCCCCGGCCCGCGCCGACGGCCGCCGGACGCGCACGCTGTTCATCGCGGGCGACTCGACCGCCGCGCAGAAGTACGCCGACGCCGCCCCGGAGACGGGATGGGGCATGGCGTTCCCCTTCTTCCTGGGCAAGGCCCTGCGCGTCGACAACCACGCGGTGAACGGCCGCAGTTCGAAGAGCTTCGTCGACGAGGGCCGGCTGGACGCCGTCTGGGACCGGATCCGCCCCGGTGACGTGCTGCTCGTGCAGTTCGGCCACAACGACGCGAAGAGCGCCGACCCCACGCGGTACACCGAGCCGTGGTCGACGTACCAGGAACACCTGCGCCGCTACGTCGAGGGGGCCCGCGCACGTGGCGCCGTTCCGGTGCTCGCGACCTCCGTCGAGCGGCGCAGGTTCGACGCGCAGGGCTCCGCGGTCCCCACCCACGGCGACTACCCGGCGGCGATGCGGGCGGTCGCCACCGCGACCGGCACCGCGCTCCTGGACATCCAGGCCCGCTCCATCGCCCGCTGGCAGGAGCTGGGCCCCGAGGGGACGAAGGCGTACTTCAACTGGACGTCAACCGAACAGGACAACACCCATTTCAACCCGCCGGGCGCGATCGCGGTCGCACGGATGGTCACGGAAGAGCTGCTGCGGGCCCGTGTGCTCGCGCCGCGCGACGTACGCCGTCTCGACGACGAGATCCCCGAGTCATGGATCACCTGGCCGCAGGCCGGCTGA
- a CDS encoding ABC transporter substrate-binding protein, with translation MNIFRSGHGRAAGVLALASVLALTATACGDGGGGAAGDKGDEGSGKGEITFWDNNGGVRTDVWKAIIADFEKKHPEIKVDYVGVASTEVQSKYDTAIQGGGLPDVGGVGAAMLAGIAAQGALEPLDERIAASSLDGKLNAGMVESVKAAGGQDRMFTVPTSASNGVLYYRTDLFKEAGLQAPTTWSKFYTAADRLTAKDKNRFGYTIRGGAGSIAQALDAMYGQSGIDTFWNGDRTTVNDPKNVAALEKYAALFKKNTPAADVNNDFTKMVAQWDSGEIGMLNHNLGSYKDHVKALGTEKFRGIPLPTAEDGTRVQVSNPVDGLGLFKSSKNKAAAWKFIEFAASHESNSKWNESAGAIPAHTDAAKDPWVQKAEPTKLAAEALFSGTTKIVQLPYYLPDWNTISKAENEPGFQKVLLGKMSAKDFLDTLAEQLNEAQAEWKQQNK, from the coding sequence ATGAACATCTTCCGGTCAGGACACGGCAGAGCCGCCGGTGTCCTCGCTCTGGCCTCGGTCCTCGCGCTGACCGCAACCGCCTGCGGCGACGGCGGTGGCGGAGCCGCCGGAGACAAGGGCGACGAGGGCTCCGGCAAGGGCGAGATCACCTTCTGGGACAACAACGGCGGTGTCCGCACCGATGTGTGGAAGGCGATCATCGCCGACTTCGAGAAGAAGCACCCGGAGATCAAGGTCGACTATGTCGGCGTCGCCTCGACCGAGGTCCAGTCCAAGTACGACACCGCCATCCAGGGCGGCGGCCTGCCCGACGTCGGCGGTGTCGGAGCCGCGATGCTGGCCGGGATCGCCGCCCAGGGCGCGCTGGAGCCCCTCGACGAGCGCATCGCCGCGAGCTCCCTCGACGGCAAGCTGAACGCCGGCATGGTGGAGAGCGTGAAGGCCGCGGGCGGCCAGGACCGTATGTTCACGGTGCCGACCTCCGCCAGCAACGGTGTGCTGTACTACCGCACCGACCTCTTCAAGGAGGCGGGCCTTCAGGCGCCGACCACCTGGTCGAAGTTCTACACTGCCGCCGACCGGCTGACCGCCAAGGACAAGAACCGCTTCGGGTACACGATCCGCGGCGGCGCCGGTTCCATCGCCCAGGCGCTGGACGCGATGTACGGCCAGAGCGGGATCGACACCTTCTGGAACGGCGACCGCACCACCGTCAACGACCCGAAGAACGTGGCGGCGCTGGAGAAGTACGCGGCCCTCTTCAAGAAGAACACCCCGGCCGCCGATGTGAACAACGACTTCACCAAGATGGTCGCCCAGTGGGACAGCGGCGAGATCGGCATGCTCAACCACAACCTCGGCTCCTACAAGGACCATGTGAAGGCGCTGGGCACGGAGAAGTTCCGCGGCATTCCGCTCCCCACGGCGGAGGACGGGACGCGGGTGCAGGTCTCCAACCCGGTCGACGGGCTCGGCCTGTTCAAGTCCAGCAAGAACAAGGCCGCGGCCTGGAAGTTCATCGAGTTCGCCGCCTCGCACGAGTCCAACAGCAAGTGGAACGAGTCGGCCGGCGCGATACCCGCCCACACCGACGCGGCGAAGGACCCGTGGGTGCAGAAGGCGGAGCCCACCAAGCTGGCGGCCGAGGCGCTGTTCAGCGGTACGACGAAGATCGTGCAGCTGCCGTACTACCTGCCCGACTGGAACACCATCTCCAAGGCCGAGAACGAGCCGGGCTTCCAGAAGGTGCTGCTCGGCAAGATGTCCGCGAAGGACTTCCTCGACACGCTCGCCGAGCAGCTGAACGAGGCGCAGGCCGAGTGGAAGCAGCAGAACAAGTGA
- a CDS encoding family 43 glycosylhydrolase, translating to MTGDLGDGTYRNPVLNADWSDPDVVAVGDDFYLTASSFGRAPGLPLLHSRDLVNWSLVGHALESLEPAAAFTAPRHDGGVWAPSIRHHDGRFWIFWGDPDHGIWQISSPDIRKGWSRPHLVKEGRGLIDPCPLWDEETGEAYLVHAWARSRSGIKNRLTGHRMRPDGSALLDGGRTVVDGDALPGWFTLEGPKLYRHDGWFWILAPAGGVATGWQGALRSRDFFGPYEERVVLEQGTTPVNGPHQGGWVRTRYGEDWFLHFQERGAYGRVVHLQPMQWDDDGWPVLGEDGSPVLRHPKPDLPRQPRCAPATDDAFPGGRHGRQWQWAANPGDGWVTLHSGDGLRLTCVRGDDAHDLRRLPHVLTQRLPGDEAVVEVELRLDSEEPGARAGLAVLGDAFCWIGLERAADGAVHLVHRFAEATADAERDAAHRRPAPRGRARLRIEVGPGARCRFSAAVPGAPDTGLLPSGQVFTAAPWRWVGALLGLFAAAPGDGPAATGHAGAATFTRFRITPVHAPRTPRTPRTSVPAEMSR from the coding sequence ATCACCGGAGACCTCGGCGACGGGACGTACCGCAATCCGGTGCTGAACGCGGACTGGTCCGACCCCGACGTCGTCGCGGTCGGCGACGACTTCTATCTCACGGCGTCCAGCTTCGGCCGGGCCCCGGGACTGCCGCTGCTGCACTCCCGCGACCTGGTCAACTGGAGCCTGGTGGGGCACGCGCTGGAAAGCCTGGAACCGGCGGCCGCGTTCACCGCTCCCCGGCACGACGGCGGGGTGTGGGCGCCCTCGATCCGGCACCACGACGGCCGCTTCTGGATCTTCTGGGGCGACCCCGATCACGGCATCTGGCAGATCAGCTCGCCCGACATCAGGAAGGGCTGGAGCCGCCCGCACCTGGTGAAGGAGGGCAGGGGGCTGATCGACCCCTGTCCGCTGTGGGACGAGGAGACCGGCGAGGCGTACCTCGTGCACGCGTGGGCCAGGTCCCGCTCCGGCATCAAGAACCGGCTCACCGGGCACCGCATGCGCCCCGACGGCAGCGCGCTGCTCGACGGCGGCCGGACCGTCGTCGACGGTGACGCACTTCCCGGCTGGTTCACCCTCGAGGGCCCGAAGCTGTACCGGCACGACGGGTGGTTCTGGATCCTCGCTCCCGCCGGAGGAGTCGCGACCGGCTGGCAGGGCGCCCTGCGCTCCCGTGACTTCTTCGGTCCCTACGAGGAGCGCGTCGTGCTCGAACAGGGGACCACCCCCGTCAACGGCCCCCACCAGGGCGGCTGGGTGCGGACCCGGTACGGCGAGGACTGGTTCCTGCACTTCCAGGAGCGCGGCGCGTACGGGCGAGTGGTCCATCTCCAGCCGATGCAGTGGGACGACGACGGCTGGCCCGTGCTCGGCGAGGACGGCTCGCCCGTGCTCCGCCACCCCAAGCCCGATCTGCCCCGGCAGCCCCGGTGCGCGCCGGCCACCGACGACGCGTTTCCCGGCGGGCGCCACGGCCGCCAGTGGCAGTGGGCGGCCAATCCGGGGGACGGCTGGGTGACGCTGCACTCGGGCGACGGTCTGCGGCTGACGTGCGTACGCGGCGACGACGCGCACGATCTGCGCAGGCTGCCGCACGTTCTCACCCAGCGGCTGCCGGGCGACGAGGCCGTCGTCGAGGTCGAACTGCGCCTGGACAGCGAGGAGCCGGGGGCACGGGCCGGACTCGCCGTGCTCGGTGACGCGTTCTGCTGGATCGGTCTCGAGCGGGCGGCCGACGGTGCGGTGCATCTGGTGCACCGGTTCGCCGAGGCCACGGCGGACGCGGAACGGGACGCCGCACACCGGCGCCCGGCGCCCCGTGGACGGGCACGGCTGCGGATCGAGGTCGGGCCGGGGGCCCGGTGCCGGTTCTCGGCCGCGGTGCCCGGCGCGCCGGACACCGGGTTACTGCCGTCCGGCCAGGTTTTCACCGCTGCCCCGTGGCGCTGGGTCGGCGCCCTCCTCGGCCTGTTCGCCGCCGCGCCGGGCGACGGGCCCGCGGCGACGGGTCACGCCGGCGCCGCGACCTTCACCCGGTTCCGCATCACACCCGTGCACGCACCACGCACACCCCGCACACCCCGCACATCCGTACCAGCAGAAATGAGCCGATGA
- a CDS encoding PmoA family protein, whose product MTDTITLCCSGRPVARYTFLPDMDRRSSPRPYLHPLTTLGGVPVTELRPLDHRHHVGVSVAVPDVAGHNFWGGRTFVRGSGPTELDNHGEQRHTGFKLCDRDGFVEELSWVAGERTLLREHRTVAVTALTDTAWALDLTFSLTNTAGTDLSVGSPATNGRPGAAYGGFFWRAPKEPSPPAVFTAHADGETAAHGGRADWLALAGADWTLVFAGATGRTREDPWFVRAAEYPGVGSSLAHGERLPIAPGETAVRRVVTVVADGRLDRAGAAALVRKAVTA is encoded by the coding sequence ATGACCGACACGATCACACTCTGCTGCTCCGGACGCCCCGTCGCGCGTTACACCTTCCTGCCCGACATGGACCGCCGCTCCTCCCCGCGGCCGTATCTCCATCCGCTCACCACGCTCGGCGGTGTGCCGGTCACCGAGCTGAGGCCGCTGGACCACCGGCACCATGTGGGTGTGTCGGTCGCGGTGCCGGACGTGGCGGGGCACAACTTCTGGGGCGGGCGCACCTTCGTGCGCGGCAGCGGTCCGACCGAACTCGACAACCACGGGGAACAGCGGCACACCGGGTTCAAGCTGTGCGACAGGGACGGCTTCGTCGAGGAGCTGAGCTGGGTCGCCGGTGAGCGCACCCTGCTGCGGGAGCACCGCACGGTCGCGGTCACCGCGCTGACCGACACGGCGTGGGCCCTGGACCTCACCTTCTCCCTGACCAACACGGCAGGGACGGATCTGTCCGTCGGCAGCCCGGCCACCAACGGACGGCCGGGCGCCGCGTACGGCGGCTTCTTCTGGCGGGCACCGAAGGAGCCGTCGCCCCCGGCGGTCTTCACGGCGCACGCCGACGGCGAGACCGCCGCGCACGGCGGGCGCGCCGACTGGCTGGCGCTCGCCGGCGCGGACTGGACGCTGGTGTTCGCCGGGGCGACCGGGCGCACCCGCGAGGATCCGTGGTTCGTCCGGGCCGCCGAGTACCCCGGGGTGGGTTCGTCGCTGGCGCACGGCGAGCGGCTGCCGATCGCGCCCGGGGAGACCGCGGTGCGCCGTGTGGTGACCGTGGTCGCCGACGGGCGTCTGGACCGTGCGGGCGCGGCGGCGCTGGTCCGCAAGGCGGTGACCGCGTGA
- a CDS encoding Gfo/Idh/MocA family protein, with the protein MSTVREPLPVVLVGARGHGGHHLANIARLQRRGLVRLAGVCDVRPLGPQELDGFPGAEQSPDLDSLLASTGARIAVVCTPIQTHTDLALVAARRGAHLLLEKPPAPSYAEFRRMADGVAAAGAACQIGFQALGSHALPAIRSLLDDGAIGDVRGIGAAGAWVRDEAYFRRSPWAGRRRLDGVDVVDGVLTNPLAHAVSTALALAGSTRAEDVARVETELFRANAVESDDTSCVRVTTARGGRVTVAATLCAKAAAEPYVMVHGTRGRITFWYKQDQVLLQRTGHGPEESVHGRTDLLENLVRHLTEGAALLAPPEVCGAFMRVVEAVRTAPDPVELPPSAWHFAQDGGAPRRVVPGVDALVAAGATSLRLYSELGAPWARPAEVAAS; encoded by the coding sequence ATGAGCACCGTACGCGAACCGCTGCCCGTGGTGCTCGTCGGCGCCCGTGGCCACGGCGGCCACCACCTGGCGAACATCGCGCGCCTGCAACGGCGGGGGCTGGTGCGGCTGGCCGGGGTCTGCGACGTCCGGCCGCTCGGCCCGCAGGAGCTCGACGGCTTCCCCGGCGCCGAGCAGTCGCCGGACCTCGACTCGCTGCTGGCCTCCACCGGCGCCCGGATCGCGGTCGTCTGCACCCCGATCCAGACGCACACGGACCTGGCCCTGGTGGCCGCCCGGCGCGGTGCGCACCTGCTGCTGGAGAAGCCACCGGCCCCCTCGTACGCGGAGTTCCGGCGGATGGCCGACGGGGTCGCGGCGGCGGGGGCGGCCTGTCAGATCGGGTTCCAGGCGCTGGGTTCGCACGCGCTGCCCGCGATCCGTTCGCTCCTCGACGACGGCGCGATCGGCGACGTGCGCGGCATCGGGGCGGCGGGGGCGTGGGTGCGCGACGAGGCGTACTTCCGGCGCTCGCCCTGGGCGGGCCGCCGCCGGCTCGACGGCGTCGACGTGGTCGACGGGGTCCTGACGAACCCGCTCGCCCACGCGGTGTCGACGGCACTGGCGCTGGCGGGCAGCACGCGCGCCGAGGACGTGGCACGCGTCGAGACCGAGCTGTTCCGGGCCAACGCCGTCGAGTCCGACGACACCTCCTGCGTCCGGGTCACGACGGCGCGCGGCGGGCGGGTCACCGTGGCGGCGACCCTGTGCGCCAAGGCCGCCGCCGAGCCGTACGTCATGGTGCACGGCACCCGGGGCCGGATCACCTTCTGGTACAAGCAGGACCAGGTGCTGCTGCAACGGACCGGACACGGCCCGGAGGAGAGTGTCCACGGCAGGACCGACCTGCTGGAGAACCTCGTCCGGCATCTGACGGAAGGCGCCGCCCTGCTCGCGCCGCCCGAGGTCTGCGGCGCCTTCATGCGCGTCGTGGAGGCCGTCCGCACGGCACCCGACCCGGTGGAACTTCCGCCGTCCGCATGGCACTTCGCCCAGGACGGCGGCGCACCGCGGCGGGTGGTCCCGGGCGTCGACGCGCTGGTCGCCGCCGGCGCCACGTCCCTGCGTCTCTACTCCGAACTCGGCGCCCCCTGGGCGCGTCCCGCGGAGGTCGCCGCATCATGA
- a CDS encoding carbohydrate ABC transporter permease, with protein MITTAATCTRSPAPEAAAPAPPPAPGRRRRAWDEVPRWQIYLPLGVYLLFTLVPFYWILLFAVRPSGSTSLVPWPMTGEHFVKVWTERSFAVYFQNSLLTGLAVLVMTTVVALAGGYALARFDFRLKKGFMLALLCSQFVPGALLLVPLFEIFASLRMINSLGSIIIAETVFQLPLSMILISGFIKNVPYSLEEAAWVDGCNRFSAFRVVVLPLLRPGLIAVGSFAFVHAWNHFLFALMFLNNQDKQTIPVGLNTLMGADSVDLGALAAGGVIAAVPVVIVFAFIQKWLITGFSAGAVKG; from the coding sequence GTGATCACCACTGCGGCCACGTGCACCCGTTCCCCCGCACCCGAGGCGGCCGCTCCCGCACCGCCGCCCGCCCCGGGGCGCCGCCGGCGTGCCTGGGACGAGGTGCCGCGGTGGCAGATCTATCTGCCGCTCGGCGTCTATCTCCTCTTCACGCTCGTCCCCTTCTACTGGATCCTGCTCTTCGCCGTACGGCCCTCCGGGTCCACCTCGCTGGTGCCGTGGCCGATGACCGGCGAGCACTTCGTGAAGGTGTGGACCGAGCGCAGCTTCGCCGTCTACTTCCAGAACAGCCTTCTCACCGGTCTCGCCGTCCTCGTGATGACCACGGTGGTCGCCCTGGCCGGCGGCTACGCGCTCGCCCGCTTCGACTTCCGCCTGAAGAAGGGCTTCATGCTGGCCCTGCTGTGCTCCCAGTTCGTGCCGGGCGCGCTGCTGCTGGTCCCGCTCTTCGAGATCTTCGCGAGCCTGCGGATGATCAACTCGCTGGGCAGCATCATCATCGCGGAGACCGTCTTCCAGCTGCCGCTGTCGATGATCCTCATCAGCGGGTTCATCAAGAACGTGCCGTACTCCCTGGAGGAGGCGGCCTGGGTGGACGGCTGCAACCGGTTCAGCGCCTTCCGTGTGGTCGTGCTCCCGCTGTTGCGGCCGGGGCTGATCGCGGTCGGGTCCTTCGCGTTCGTGCATGCCTGGAACCACTTCCTGTTCGCCCTGATGTTCCTCAACAACCAGGACAAGCAGACCATCCCGGTGGGTCTCAACACCCTGATGGGCGCGGACAGCGTCGACCTCGGCGCGCTGGCTGCGGGCGGGGTCATCGCCGCCGTCCCCGTGGTGATCGTGTTCGCGTTCATCCAGAAGTGGCTGATCACCGGCTTCAGCGCAGGGGCGGTGAAGGGATGA